ttgtctttgtaccttttgaaagcATAAACAATTGATTTATGTTTAACCACTTTGCTcctctcaggattttatagacttctatcatatcacccctcagtcttcaattttccaagctgaagagacctaacctctttagcctttcctcatacgagaggagttccgtcccctttatcattttgattgctcttcctTGAAAGTTTCCTAATTCCGctctgtcttttttgagatggagtactcaaggtgaggtcagaCCTTGGAGCAATACAGACACATTATGAtagtctttgtcttattttctattcttATTGGATTAATATGCTCCCCTGATTATTAACTCTTATCATTACTCCCCAAAAGCTTGGACAGCTCTCTTTTGCATTTCATTTTTGTGTTTTGCCATAGTTGCCAGTGCTGGTAAGATTCTCTAGCTCAAGCACTTTGAGCAAAAATCCCTTTAAAACTTTAAAGGAGGAGAAATGTGATTACCCCATTTTGAGGCTGCCTCTAGTTTTGTTTGTCATTTTTGTTAATTCTACCACCCTGTTTTTTTCTCTGCTGTTTGCAGGTAAGATTCCAGGTGACGACTGCCCGCTTGTGTGGGGACAGTGCTCACATTGCTTCCACATGCATTGTATTCTCAAGTGGTTGAACTCCCAGCAGGTACAGCAGCACTGCCCCATGTGCAGACAGGAGTGGAAGTTCAAGGAGTGACATGCTTGCTTCATGGCATGGTGGTCAGTTTGCAATGAGTTGTTACTTTTCGCCAGTCAGTGAACTTTATGCAGCCTCATTCTGTATTTACAGAAAGTTATCTTCCTTCCCTCTAGCTTCAGTTTCTCCGCAGCAAGATTGAGAGTGGTTCTGCACCTGTGGAAGGCCTCTTATCTCCTGAACTTGTCAGTGCTGTTTCACAGGCAGGAGCCTATGTCAAGGAGAGGACTGTCTTTTATAAGTGTggtgatggggggaagaggaCAATTCTCTTATGTGTCTGGCTGCTTAGATTGAAAGAACACCAAGCTCCATCTTGTCCAACATTCACCTGCTTGCTTAACAGCTTTCACCATGTGATAATCCAGTAAAAGATAGAAAAACTTGTGTACCTGGAACCAAATCCCAACACCAATTCCCAGTTCCAAATATACTGTGAGCTGGGACCAGTTCCTTGACCCCCAAATACCAGTGTAACCTGGATACAGTCCCTGCCCCCAAATACCAGTGTAACCTGAAACCAGTTCCAAATACAGCATGTCCTAGAACCATTTTCTGACCCTAAATACAACCAATTCCAAATATAGTATGTCTTAGAACCAGTCCCTGACCCCAAATACCAGTGTAACCTGGAACAAATTCCAAATGCAGTGTGTTCTAGAACCATTTCCTCACCCTAAATACCAATGTGACCTGAAACCAGTTCCCAACACCAAATACCTGTGTGACTTGGGACCAGGTCCTTCACCCAAAATACCAGTGTGACCTGGAACCAATCCCTGATCCCAAATACCTGTGTAACCTGGAACCAATTCCAAATATAGTGTGTCCTAGAGCCATTTCCTGACCCCAAATACAGTATTATCTGAAACCAGTTCCAGACCCCAAACACCAGTGTGACCTGGAACCATTTCCTAACCCCAAATACAGTGTGACTCAGAACTGCTGTATTAATATGCTCCCCTGTTTATAAACTCCTATCATTTCTCCAAAAAACCTTAGCCAGCTCacttttgcatttaagttttgtGTTTTACCATAGTTACCAGTCTGAGCAAAAACCCCTTTCTTTAATGGAGGAGAAATGTATTTACCCCATTTTGAGACTGCCTCTGGTTTTGTTTGTCATGTTGGTTAATTCTACCACACAGTTTTTTAAGTCTcctattaaatatatttttataggaTCTGatttgtgcatcactttgaagTGTTGTATAGGTaggtaataaataaatgtaaggcaAACGTATCCCTCCAAATCCCACAAATGTGGTTCAAAACAGGTAACAACATTCAAAAATATTATGGATGAATGGGGGGAAAAATAACCTAAACAATTTCTGAAAAAATAAGTCTTCAAATTTTTacgaaaaagaaaataaataaacgcAAAACAGATGGAAGGGATAACCAAAAATGAGGTGCTTGATAACTAAAAGAGTCTTCGACAAAGCTTTTAAACTTAATACGTGAAAAAGATGATAAAAACAAACGAAAGGGGCCATGAGccgaaggaaagaaagaaaattaaacatGTAAACTGGAACAGAgccatcaaacattttaaatattataCAAGCTAATTTAAACAAACAGCGAGGCAGAACTGGTAACCAGTAAAGAGATAAGAGCTGCCGATCCCAATATAAGTTTGGCCGTTGTGTTTTGCAACATCTGAAGCTATGAACAAAATTTAACTGTAAGAGACAAGTACAGAATGTTACAATAATGAAAATGAGCTAGAATAATGGCTTGAACCAAAGTAGAAAAATGTGTTCCATCAAAATAGTGACGAATAACTAACTGTCaagagttttattattattacatttgtaccccgtgctttcccacacaatgcaggctcaatgcggcttacatagtaatttgaaatacaaacttaatagaattttaataaaacagtagaaaacaatgtaaagttgggcttagtagtgtatgataagttgagctagataatatatgactaggataaaagagggtagacaggataggatagtgtaatttgggagaaagggtaaggagggataaaattaaggagagatggaaagagaaggatgggaggttgggggtggaagttggcgagattaggttggggcatttgggtaggtttccttaaagagatgagctttcagcatttttctaaagtttaaaaaatacaaccTGTGGATATGATTTACCTGACGTTCGAAAGGAAAGGATAGTATCCAAAATGAAACCTTAGACTTTCATTTCACCTTTAAAGATAAATCTTTAGAGACAAACTAataagtctggaacagaattaacATACCGATCCAGCCAGAGCAGTTTGGTTTTGTCAACATTCAATTGAAAACCATGGATAGAATTGTAATATTTAATCTTAGAAATATAAGAAGCAACCTTGGATGAAAGAACACTCAACTCATCGCTGACAGGAATTAACAGTAACATGTAATTTGCATAAGAATGTCACATTTCTCTCGGaagcactgggttgtgagcccttggaccactgccgtggcacggcagtggcaggcaaaatcacctccaaaccagagacaaggcaaaacaggactggaacacaccggaaaggaacacaccggactggacctaggcttcacctacacataGCCGCCGTTCCttgggggttgagcccctgggtgcaggcagccggcaggacttggcggaaaactggtactggaactagcaggcagtaacaccaggaatcaggattcagaagtgcccacaggcacctagacaaaagcagggcagacggttcagaagtgcccacaggcacctagatcaaagcaaggcagacagggatacagggctatggctggagctccagtagcggagaagtacaggcagggagcagggctatggctggagctccagtagtttagaaatacaggcaggaagcagggctagggctggagctccagtagcttagaaatacaggcaggaagcagggctagggctggagctccagtagcttagaaatacaggcaggaagcagggctagggctggagctccagtagcttagaaatacaggcaggaagCAGGGCTAGGGccggagctccagtagctgagaaatacaggcagggagcaagCTATGGCCGAAGCTCCAGTAGCTTAGAAATACAGGCAAGAAGCAGAGcaatactgaaagctgccaagcagccactaagaaagataCCCAAgacaggaatacagaccagagacAAGACTAGTAAAAGCAATAGAACCAAAACTAGCTACATACAGATGAACTAGAATAAGCTACACACAAGCTAACAAGGATAAGCTATACACAAGCTAACTAGACACAAGCAAGAAACTCAGAACTGGACTAGgctgaagtgcacagagcactctaacataccagggaccttagacgatgcaaaggcaaacacagaagtctctaggtgattaataaagcccatcaacacgtgaggctcagctgcagcaatctctaggcagctatgggtgctgtccaggcacaaaccaagaagcaggcagaaagcatactgaagcatagagagactcagcatacacaggtgcagtatagtggagtaattagagccatgctggaagcagccagcacacagagacagaactaactcagaaaggacagacagaagccagctcagaagctgacccccagaaataaggtaagtctgagaggggtcacgaccacagatgtGACAAGAATATTATTTCACACCCAAAGATGAAAATCCATCTGAGTCATATAGACATTGAATAAAATAGGTAATAGAGACCCCTGTGGacaccaggaggcatattttcaaagcactttgggaggctaagttccataggtttctatggaactttgggtaagtgctttgaaaatgagcttgcaggaCTCCAAATGCACCTCTTTAATTTTACCTTATAATGCCTGTTACCCAGGAATTCTCTAAACCATTGCAGAACATTGTTTGATATACCAATGGAATTCAGTTTAAAAATAAGAATATCATGATCCACCGTGTGAAATGCAGCAGTGAAATCAAATTGAAGTAAGATAAGTGCTATGCCCTTagccaaagaaaaaaaccttGCATCTGAGACAAGTGCCTGCAAAGCCAAGAAACCTAAATTGTAGTGAACGCAAACATCCATGCTTATCTAAATACGAAGTCAACTGAGAAGCAACAATAGACTCTCAAAGTTTAAAtaaaagagagatgctggccacTGGTCTAAAATTAGCTGGAAAAGTGGGATCTAAATTAAACTTTTTAAGAATAGGTGGTGGAGATTTCATAAGATAGGAGAGAGAACTGTCCAGCAGACAGAATGAAGCAGAAAGCTTAGGCAAAAGATGTTTAACCTCGTCATTACTAACCAATGAAAACATTTGCCAGTATCTATCAGCAGGAATAACTGGAGAAGACACAGTAGCCAAAATAGAAAGGTCAACAACTGCTTGCAAATCGGGGGGAACTAAATTCCTGATTGTTACTGTTATCTAAAAAATATGTAGCCAAACAAGAAGAAGATGGAAGCCAATCATCATTAACATCAGACATAGAGCTTGGAACTACATTTCTAAAAAGACCAAAGAGTTGCTTAGAAGAGGAAGATGCACCTTCTTTaagagaaaaaaagtaaaaaattttttttttgctttaaaaatAGCTGTTTTCATAGCCGTTTTCCAATCCACTTGCAAGACAAATCTCGAGAACGGCGCCAATGATGTTCTAGATGCAATTTTGCCAAGTCGTGTGTGTACCATTTGACATTATGATTTGATGGAATCATTTTCCTTACTAAGGGAACTAACTCATCCCTACTTGAAGAGCGTGTATTATGCCAACTGGTATAAGATTGCAATGAATCAGAAAAATCAAATTGAGAAATTGG
This is a stretch of genomic DNA from Microcaecilia unicolor chromosome 6, aMicUni1.1, whole genome shotgun sequence. It encodes these proteins:
- the ANAPC11 gene encoding anaphase-promoting complex subunit 11 yields the protein MKVKVKLWNGVASWLWVANDENCGICRMAFNGCCPDCKIPGDDCPLVWGQCSHCFHMHCILKWLNSQQVQQHCPMCRQEWKFKE